The genomic window ACGCCTGGAATTTTCGAAAGAGTTCGTGATTCtatgagaagaagagcagaagcCCGCATAGAGGCAAGAGGTggtcatttccaacatttgttgtaaattatgtatgtatgtattgtatttaattgttgttgctttttgttcaccagtttgtaaaaaatagcttgaaaataaatatttgaaaaatgtacctaataaaaactgaaaataaaatcaaactttacacaatcaaaaataatcattaatgtcagtgtcataatgtttacaacaacaaaaaaacagttgctggcaacgagcaaagctaacttgatttatttccataatttttaaagatgcattttatgcataaaagacgtttttttaattaacgattagACCCAAatggtaagattaattttttgtttataattgattgataaataagataaaatcataatttttttcgtaagtcaatggcgtagtattttttttgtaaaattgtattaaaaattcatcatagctacgccactggttgctaaaaaaagtaggtgaacatttaaaaaatgtgtttttatgccataatatcaTGTGCCAAAATtgagttcaatattttaaaccgtttttgaaaaatttattaaaaacgaaaaaaaaataaaactttaacaccctgtatcttaaaaactaatcattttaggacccatgtttatatgaactttttgacttaaaatcggtccaggaatgtcccttttaaattatgacatacctttaagtaacaccctgtataaattattCCTCCGATTTCATAAATTATCATGCAACTGGGATCAAGTATTGCATTATTTCTCTTATTAGTAGTCCGAGCTTATACTTACTTTCTTTAAAAGTTGTTCTCTTGTAGGTAAGGTGTACATAGCAACCTTGGCcccatttttaactaaaaaagagTGGTGCTTAGCAAGTGTTTGCTCATAAGCATCACGGCAAGCTACTACTGTTGATTCATGATTTTCCAAATCTCCtatcttctttaaaaaaagctgtataaaatctaaaattgagtttttactACGATACATTCTCTCATGTTCAATTTTATGGTATTACCAAGGCCTCTATGTATCCTTAGTAAAGTTCGACTACCCGAGATGTACCCTTTCTTGTGAAGCAATTCATTCTCCTTTTCATGCTCAATCATCCTCTTCACTGTCTTGTATTGTTGATTTGTATCATTGTCAATAACAAGATTGTTTAAATAGTCCATTTTCTGCCTGAGATCTTTGCTGACAAACCCAAATACTGTTCCCATCAAGTTGAAGAATCTGTAAAGATGTTTAGCACTATTCTTTCAATCCAAGTATCTTAGATAAAATATATCTTGCAGAATAAATAGATTAAGATTTAACATACATTCCgcgagaaaaataaaaatatgcagtCTAATTCTCCTACATATTTCCTAATTAAAACGTATTAAAAGcattcaattaaaaatgtattaatgcATTTCGTATGGTTAAAGTTAAGGTTTTtgtgtatacaaattttaaaaacgttgcCCGCAAGAATTCATTTATGTGTCGTGTATGTTGATGTGACTTTACATTTTACTTTACATCCCCATGTACCAAAGAAATAACTTGTGTtttgtcttttaattaatttaaataaataaatctggtctttatttaaaatttaccatgcgtacaaataaaattaatttagatgaATGCCCGTTACAGGCAAAATTTTTGGTTGTATCTATGTAGGGTTTCAAAATATGAAAGAAAGCTGCCATTATTTCATTACACCAGTGATCAAAAAACTTTGTTTATATGTTAATCTTACATATAAATTTACACAGTTGTAGATAACAAATTTCTATGTTTTCAGTTATGACTTTGAATGACCTTATCagcttctaaataaataaagaagattagatcctaaatttatttgaattaaatattatctctTCTTAAAAGGGCGTGTCTGGTGGCCAAATTTCCAGCGCCTAACCTGCCCTCGTTATTGGTTACTCTTCGAATCCTAggaaaatacaagaaaaaaaccTTACATCAGAATGAGGtgaaaattggtcaaagtatttattatttgattccGCTCACGCGTCGTAGTTTGTTTCGCGATTCATAACAATTTACGTTTtatggtttattattattttgcttcCCTCGTCAGCTGTTCAAACTGGCTTCTATCATGGTCAGGGACTGTCAGGTGGTTGTCGATTTTGCTCGTGGttaatatttactgtttattaaaattaaggataaCCAGATCGAAAAACAAAATAGGAGGTGTGATCGAAATATATGTGAGAATCTGTGTGTCAAATTTCCGACAAATCTAATGTAAGGTTTTTTTAGGTTGAGCCTGCATTTTATATGTTCAAGCAGTTTTTGAGGGACGGCGCCACATACAAATTCTATCATGGTGGGATTAGCTTTAGTTTGTTTTGTTCATGTTGGcatttatctaatttattttgcaattcGTAAATTTTTTCATCTTCGAAAATGTTAGAAAATTGTTTACATAACAATTCACGTCAGATGAATTGTTATGGAAAATGTGGATTAAAACTTGTTTATCTACTAAATTCTCTTTTATTTGCTATTTATGAAAAACTGGTACAG from Anthonomus grandis grandis chromosome 13, icAntGran1.3, whole genome shotgun sequence includes these protein-coding regions:
- the LOC126743951 gene encoding ceramide-1-phosphate transfer protein isoform X1, giving the protein MAQNQRDPEKFDIKVVHDKFEASLQEDDDVDLELYLESFEELNKFFNLMGTVFGFVSKDLRQKMDYLNNLVIDNDTNQQYKTVKRMIEHEKENELLHKKGYISGSRTLLRIHRGLDFIQLFLKKIGDLENHESTVVACRDAYEQTLAKHHSFLVKNGAKVAMYTLPTREQLLKKVCGEEQEIQRALTLLPKTLTATTVVFTRIETLYTLHDLHNLP
- the LOC126743951 gene encoding ceramide-1-phosphate transfer protein isoform X4; translated protein: MAQNQRDPEKFDIKVVHDKFEASLQEDDDVDLELYLESFEELNKFFNLMGTVFGFVSKDLRQKMDYLNNLVIDNDTNQQYKTVKRMIEHEKENELLHKKGYISGSRTLLRIHRGLDFIQLFLKKIGDLENHESTVVACRDAYEQTLAKHHSFLVKNGAKVAMYTLPTREQLLKKLITVGY
- the LOC126743951 gene encoding ceramide-1-phosphate transfer protein isoform X3 gives rise to the protein MAQNQRDPEKFDIKVVHDKFEASLQEDDDVDLELYLESFEELNKFFNLMGTVFGFVSKDLRQKMDYLNNLVIDNDTNQQYKTVKRMIEHEKENELLHKKGYISGSRTLLRIHRGLDFIQLFLKKIGDLENHESTVVACRDAYEQTLAKHHSFLVKNGAKVAMYTLPTREQLLKKSLISTLAEIY
- the LOC126743951 gene encoding ceramide-1-phosphate transfer protein isoform X2, producing MAQNQRDPEKFDIKVVHDKFEASLQEDDDVDLELYLESFEELNKFFNLMGTVFGFVSKDLRQKMDYLNNLVIDNDTNQQYKTVKRMIEHEKENELLHKKGYISGSRTLLRIHRGLDFIQLFLKKIGDLENHESTVVACRDAYEQTLAKHHSFLVKNGAKVAMYTLPTREQLLKKVFGYRDRLSNAVI
- the LOC126743951 gene encoding ceramide-1-phosphate transfer protein isoform X5; this encodes MAQNQRDPEKFDIKVVHDKFEASLQEDDDVDLELYLESFEELNKFFNLMGTVFGFVSKDLRQKMDYLNNLVIDNDTNQQYKTVKRMIEHEKENELLHKKGYISGSRTLLRIHRGLDFIQLFLKKIGDLENHESTVVACRDAYEQTLAKHHSFLVKNGAKVAMYTLPTREQLLKKDDMTNN
- the LOC126743951 gene encoding ceramide-1-phosphate transfer protein isoform X6; protein product: MAQNQRDPEKFDIKVVHDKFEASLQEDDDVDLELYLESFEELNKFFNLMGTVFGFVSKDLRQKMDYLNNLVIDNDTNQQYKTVKRMIEHEKENELLHKKGYISGSRTLLRIHRGLDFIQLFLKKIGDLENHESTVVACRDAYEQTLAKHHSFLVKNGAKVAMYTLPTREQLLKKNKG